In Eulemur rufifrons isolate Redbay chromosome 2, OSU_ERuf_1, whole genome shotgun sequence, the sequence aaaggaaaacaaggtcctttaatataaaatagataagGTCTAactagggaaaaaaggaagaaaaagacagtTTCTGAAAAAGTCATGTCTTCAGTGTACTCTGGGACCATGGAACCCCAGTTCCTGCCTTCCATAGTTCTACGGGAACACTCTCTGAAACAAGCAGGTGACCACAGCTCAAATGCAGAAGACAAGACTggtgagtttttatttattcaaagataCATTTCCAGGTGCAAAAAGAGACCACAAGTtaatgttgttaaaaaaaaaaaaaaatcaaacatctgCTAACCCAGTGCTGCATTTAGGTAGAAAAAGAGACATGAGACAACTGCAGAGGACCAGCCATCCAGAGCTGAACTCCTGCTGTAGGACACCTCCTCTCCAATGACACTGGACACCACTGGAGAGCAAGTCACCGTTGAAGCAGTGGAGGCTGAGTGAGGTGTTGTCAAGAGTCAGCAGACTCGTTGTCTAAAAGCACTGAACTCAATGAGGCACTTAGAGATGAGGAGCTTGTAGAGGTACCATCCCAGCCACAGGGAAGTGGAACCCATCCTCCACTGGGAGGGCCATAACCCTAGGGCAAGTCATCTGATATCGTTAAGCAACCTCCCTCAGGTCCTGTCCACTTGGGCCTTCCTTATtccaacagcaaaaaaaaaaaaaaaaaaaaaatgaagacaattaaATGCCTACAGTTgcactctctcttctttccttcaaccttttcacaaaggatattacaaagacAACAGTTCTGAGCTCTCAGGAAATAGGGTCTTAAATGCTTTTAGAAGTTGAGAGGCATAAAACAGCAGTCTTGCAATTCCTTTCATCTTACGCACTGATTTAGTTTCAGGTCTGAATTTTTCCctcacttcctccttccctctgcccataCCCTCTCACCCCCGGATAGATATATTGGCACCAAATAGCTCTAGCCTTGGATCTGTATTGGGATTTCCCAGCAGAAGAGACGCTGGTCTTGGTCATCTCGAAGTTCCCACTCCACCACCAGTTTTatctggaaaaagagaaaaagaattgggAAAATGAAAGTAGGACCTGATTTCCATCCATAATTGGCCTAACTATGTATCCTAGATATAAATTGTAACAAAAAAACTGCCTAATTCCTCATATTTTTCTTCGTAAATCATGCCACCATGAAGGCTGCTTAGGATGTGGGCACAGCCTGTGGCCTTAAACTTGAAAGAGTGAACCAAGTTCTACCTATGATTTGGTGTTAGCAGTACCACATACTAACCTAGTTaatttatcaaatataatttctaaagcaTTCTTTTCCCTCTTATATCAATGGTACATAAATGAAGGCTTACGtgaataataattttacaaataaacaatTTCTCATGTATTTGGCAATCTGACCAAGCTTTTCCCAACTGTAACAATgaagagcagagaggaaaaaaaattacattcttaGGTATGAGGAAACTTTCTCATTAGCTGGAAATGGAAATGTCAATGCACAAAGGATAGTCCAAAGCAGTTTATGGCTGTATGAGTAATTTTAAGTACAACAACCCCCTGTAGCAATACACCTTCAGTTAACTTCCTTAAACTACTCATTAGAGATCTCTGCCTTGACTTGTCACAGGCATACTATGAGCTGTCACTTCTAATTCTTAATAACTCCCTGACACTTTGTGGGTCCTTTCTTATGTGGACATTAGTTACTACCTCTCTTTTGTAGTCAAATGTTTCTTCACAATGGAACACCATTTGAGTGACAATGACACCAAGATCCTCACTTGCTTTGTAAGTTTTTCAAGACGTAAGTATGTATTAACTACTGTTTCACTTTGTGCTTAAGCAGTTTGAGCTGTTTTTCAAGTTAAATGTAATTCACTTAAAAGACATTAAGTACCTGCTGCCTGTCAGGCCCTGACCAGACACTCTGCACACataactgaggttcagaaatgCCCATGATTATACGGATACTCTGCAAATTAATCTATAAAGCTCTCCCTGACCTTGGTGGTCTCCAACTCTCCAACATCCCTTAAACACAGACTGCCTATATGTGAGTCCCTTTAGAATGTTCTTTAATTACttgtagaaaaataaatggcCAGATTGTACCTGGGTTCTACTTGACTTCCTTTCAAGAAATacagctctttttttctttatggaaaaaaGTAGTCCCTTTACTTCTTCCATTCGTGTCAAGATTCATTATCTTTAACACAGGCCCATCGCAGGATCCACCTCACAAGTGCTTGGCAAAAAAAGAGGGAGGTGAGGTGTCCAGAGGTGAAAGTGGGGGCcagaggggagaaaggagagtggAAAGAACTACTTCTCCCCCACGGAGCTAACAAACTACTGCTCCCTTATTGTGAGATTAATGGAGAAACCAGGATTTTCGGATAACAATGCTGAAACACTTGGATCTTAAACTATTTGGTATCTGGCCAAAATCTTTAAACATTGCACAGCCTTTGGAGTCATAAGACCCAGCTCTAAATGTAGGCTGTAATATTTCTTAGTGGAGCGGACTCTGTCCATATTGCATGACATCAGAGGCTCAAATTTCTCTCACCTCTACATAGGGTGGAGAATTAAGCAAAATATCGTATGTAAAAATGGCATCTTTAGGCCCAGGCTAACCACAAGGCCACAGTGAAAGAACAAAGGGACACAATGaaaaaccctaacactcacaCCCATCTCTGCCCTCACGTTTCTAATCCAGTCCCAAGGCCTCCAATGTCTCCAACAGTGGCACTTACGGAGGGGTATTCGCTCTTCACGGGCAGTTTATTCAGGTAGCTGTAGGTCTTGTCTTTTTGGATGGGGCAGCTGATTCCACTCTTACAACCATCAGGCTCAGGAATGGGAAAGGGAACTGGGACGCCCATTATGATGCCATGCACAAAGGCTTTGCTACTTTTAGATATAGTatctaggagaaaaaaaagagaatcagacagcggaaaaaaataaaacaaaacaaaacaaaacaaaaaaaaccccaaaacccagCCTATTTTCAAACCATAAATCAAAATTTCAGATATAAATATAATCTCAAGCAACAGCATTGCTATGGCTGCAAATCATCGTGCACGTGGCTCTTAATTCCTAGGGCCTATTTCTCTTTGTAGCTGTGCTT encodes:
- the NPC2 gene encoding NPC intracellular cholesterol transporter 2, which codes for MRFLDAAFLLLALSTTAQAEPVQFKDCGSVVGVIKEVNVSPCSTQPCQLSKGQSYSINVTFTSNTISKSSKAFVHGIIMGVPVPFPIPEPDGCKSGISCPIQKDKTYSYLNKLPVKSEYPSIKLVVEWELRDDQDQRLFCWEIPIQIQG